One Thermus sp. CCB_US3_UF1 DNA window includes the following coding sequences:
- a CDS encoding 50S ribosomal protein L23 codes for MKTAFDVILAPVLSEKAYAGFAEGKYTFWVHPKATKTEIKNAVEAAFKVKVVGVNTLNVRGKKKRLGRYLGKRPDRKKAIVQVAAGQKIEALEGLI; via the coding sequence GTGAAGACGGCGTTTGACGTGATCCTGGCCCCGGTGCTTTCGGAAAAGGCCTACGCGGGCTTCGCCGAGGGCAAGTACACCTTCTGGGTCCACCCCAAGGCCACCAAGACCGAGATCAAGAACGCGGTGGAGGCGGCCTTCAAGGTCAAGGTGGTGGGGGTGAACACCCTGAACGTGCGGGGTAAGAAGAAGCGCCTGGGCCGCTACCTGGGCAAGCGCCCCGACCGCAAGAAGGCCATCGTGCAGGTGGCCGCCGGGCAGAAGATCGAGGCCTTGGAGGGCCTCATCTAA
- a CDS encoding FtsX-like permease family protein, which yields MRFALFLALAHLRRRPLQTALALLGVGVGVAVLLAALSLTNGFVSGLVRATLKAYPHLVLFSLGQDLPPLPPHPEVEGAAPFAATKALLIRPAEGARGPGVDFATLVGLGEGGEALYPELGLRLEPGGIYLGSALVQSLGVVVGERIYAMSATQERLTLRVLGSFRTGNYLLDSGYAFVDLKTLERLSGLRAQGYQVRLKDPWRAREVGFELAGTRFFPQAWQDTQRTLLEQLALQKQVLGILIFLIVAVAALGVANLLVLKVVEKTPEIALLRSMGASRLTVGLVFALEGVFLGVGGVGLGNLLGYALGLYLSLRPVPLPGELYFLTHLPVEMRLADFLAVSGASLVATLLSALLPLWRALQVQPGVVLR from the coding sequence GTGCGCTTCGCCCTTTTCCTCGCCCTGGCCCACCTACGGCGCCGGCCCCTGCAGACCGCCTTGGCCCTTTTGGGTGTGGGCGTGGGGGTGGCCGTCCTCCTGGCGGCCCTTTCCCTCACCAATGGCTTCGTGAGTGGGTTGGTGCGGGCCACCTTGAAGGCCTACCCTCACCTGGTCCTCTTCAGCCTCGGCCAAGACCTCCCGCCCCTACCCCCCCACCCGGAGGTGGAGGGGGCCGCCCCCTTCGCCGCCACCAAGGCCCTCCTCATCCGTCCCGCCGAGGGGGCCCGGGGGCCTGGGGTGGACTTCGCCACCCTGGTGGGGCTGGGGGAAGGGGGGGAGGCCCTGTACCCCGAGCTGGGCCTTCGCCTCGAGCCCGGGGGCATCTACCTGGGTTCGGCCCTGGTGCAGTCCTTGGGGGTTGTGGTGGGGGAGAGGATCTACGCCATGTCCGCCACCCAAGAACGGCTTACCCTGAGGGTCCTGGGGTCGTTCCGCACCGGCAACTACCTTCTGGATTCGGGGTACGCCTTTGTGGACCTCAAGACCCTGGAGCGGCTTTCCGGCCTGAGGGCCCAGGGGTACCAGGTGCGCCTAAAAGACCCCTGGCGGGCCAGGGAAGTGGGCTTTGAACTGGCCGGCACCCGGTTTTTCCCCCAGGCCTGGCAGGACACCCAGCGGACCCTTCTGGAGCAGCTGGCCCTGCAGAAGCAGGTGCTGGGCATCCTGATCTTCCTCATCGTGGCGGTGGCGGCCTTGGGGGTGGCTAACCTCCTGGTGCTCAAGGTGGTGGAGAAGACCCCGGAGATCGCCCTTCTCCGGTCCATGGGGGCCTCGAGGCTCACCGTGGGCCTGGTCTTTGCCCTGGAAGGGGTTTTCCTGGGGGTGGGGGGGGTAGGGTTGGGCAACCTCCTGGGCTACGCCCTCGGCCTTTACCTCTCCCTCCGCCCCGTGCCCCTGCCCGGGGAGCTTTACTTTCTCACCCACTTGCCCGTGGAGATGCGCCTGGCCGACTTCCTGGCGGTCAGCGGGGCCAGCCTGGTGGCCACCCTGCTTTCCGCCCTCCTTCCCCTTTGGCGCGCCCTCCAGGTCCAGCCGGGGGTGGTGCTGCGGTAG
- the rplD gene encoding 50S ribosomal protein L4: MVYQIPVLSPTGKRELAADLPQEVNPHLLWEVVRWQLASRRRGTASTKTRGEVAYSSRKIYPQKHTGRARHGDIGAPIFVGGGTVFGPKPRDYAYTLPKKVRRAGLAMAVADRAREGKLLLVEAFAGVNGKTKEFLAWAKAAGLDGSETVLLVAESEAVRRAARNLPWVVTLAPEGLNVYDILRTERLVMDLKAWEAFQARVGGEA, translated from the coding sequence ATGGTGTACCAGATTCCTGTCCTTTCCCCTACCGGCAAGCGGGAGCTTGCCGCCGACCTTCCCCAGGAGGTCAACCCCCATCTCCTTTGGGAGGTGGTGCGTTGGCAGCTGGCTTCCCGGCGTCGGGGCACCGCCAGCACCAAGACCCGGGGGGAGGTGGCCTACTCCAGCCGCAAGATCTACCCCCAGAAGCACACCGGCCGGGCCCGCCACGGGGACATCGGCGCCCCCATCTTCGTGGGAGGCGGCACCGTGTTTGGCCCCAAGCCCCGGGACTACGCCTACACCTTGCCCAAGAAGGTGCGTAGGGCCGGCCTAGCCATGGCCGTGGCCGACCGGGCCCGGGAGGGGAAGCTCCTCCTGGTGGAGGCCTTCGCCGGGGTGAACGGAAAGACCAAGGAGTTCCTGGCCTGGGCCAAGGCCGCGGGCCTGGACGGCTCCGAGACTGTCCTCCTGGTGGCGGAAAGCGAGGCGGTGCGGCGCGCGGCCCGTAACCTCCCCTGGGTGGTTACCCTGGCCCCCGAGGGCTTGAACGTCTACGATATCCTGCGCACCGAGCGCCTGGTCATGGACCTCAAGGCCTGGGAGGCCTTCCAGGCCCGCGTGGGAGGTGAGGCGTGA
- the ald gene encoding alanine dehydrogenase, whose product MVIGVPKEIKTLENRVALTPGGVESLVKRGHTVLVERGAGVGSGLSDAEYERAGAELVSREEAWGAGMVVKVKEPLPEEYSFLREGLILFTYLHLAADRTLTEAMLRSGVTGVAYETVQLPDGSLPLLVPMSEVAGRMAPQVGAQFLEKPHGGRGVLLGGVPGVAPASVVILGGGTVGTNAAKIALGMGAQVTILDVNHRRLQYLDDVFGGRVVTLTATEANIKKSIQHADLLIGAVLVPGAKAPKLVTREMLPLMKEGSVIVDVAVDQGGCVETIRPTTHAEPTYVVDGVVHYGVANMPGAVPRTSTFALTNQTLPYVLRLAERGLEALREDEALLKGLNTHKGFLTHPGVAEAFGLPYTPPEEALRR is encoded by the coding sequence ATGGTGATCGGCGTGCCCAAGGAGATCAAAACCCTGGAGAACCGCGTGGCCCTCACCCCGGGTGGGGTGGAAAGCCTGGTGAAGCGGGGCCACACCGTCTTGGTGGAGCGCGGGGCGGGGGTGGGCTCGGGCCTATCCGATGCCGAGTATGAGCGGGCGGGGGCTGAGCTGGTGAGCCGCGAGGAGGCCTGGGGGGCGGGGATGGTGGTCAAGGTGAAAGAGCCCCTGCCCGAGGAGTACTCCTTCCTCAGGGAAGGGCTTATCCTCTTTACCTACCTGCACCTGGCCGCGGACCGCACCCTTACCGAGGCCATGCTGAGGAGTGGGGTCACGGGGGTGGCCTACGAGACCGTGCAGCTTCCCGATGGCTCCTTGCCCCTTTTGGTGCCCATGAGCGAGGTGGCGGGGCGGATGGCCCCCCAGGTGGGGGCCCAGTTCCTGGAGAAGCCCCACGGAGGCCGGGGGGTCCTCCTGGGCGGGGTGCCGGGGGTGGCCCCGGCCAGCGTGGTCATCCTGGGTGGCGGTACCGTGGGCACCAACGCCGCCAAGATCGCCCTGGGCATGGGGGCCCAGGTAACCATCCTGGACGTGAACCACAGGCGCCTCCAGTACCTGGACGACGTCTTTGGCGGGCGGGTGGTCACCCTGACCGCCACCGAGGCCAACATCAAGAAGAGCATCCAGCATGCGGACCTCCTCATCGGGGCGGTCTTGGTCCCCGGGGCCAAGGCCCCCAAGCTGGTTACCCGGGAGATGCTTCCCCTGATGAAGGAGGGCTCGGTGATCGTGGACGTGGCCGTGGACCAGGGCGGGTGCGTGGAGACCATCCGTCCCACCACCCACGCCGAGCCCACCTACGTGGTGGACGGGGTGGTGCACTATGGGGTGGCCAACATGCCGGGGGCGGTGCCCCGTACCAGCACCTTCGCCCTTACCAACCAGACACTGCCCTATGTGCTGAGGCTGGCGGAGCGGGGCCTCGAGGCCCTCCGGGAAGACGAGGCCCTCCTCAAGGGCCTCAACACCCACAAGGGCTTCCTCACCCACCCCGGGGTAGCCGAGGCCTTTGGCCTGCCCTACACGCCCCCCGAGGAGGCCCTAAGGAGGTAG
- a CDS encoding Asp23/Gls24 family envelope stress response protein, producing MQGRVTITESALASLLGLAAHEVPGVVGMAPAGLKDQVVRILGRQEASEGVVVRQDPMNPGRYTADFYVVVAVGTRIPTVVESLAERVAFAAKKLAGVEFSQVRVHVVGVGRG from the coding sequence ATGCAAGGCCGCGTGACCATTACGGAAAGCGCCCTGGCCTCCCTGCTGGGCCTGGCGGCCCACGAGGTGCCGGGGGTGGTGGGGATGGCCCCGGCGGGGCTCAAGGACCAGGTGGTGCGCATCCTAGGGCGCCAGGAGGCCAGCGAGGGCGTGGTGGTGCGCCAGGACCCCATGAACCCTGGCCGGTACACCGCGGACTTCTACGTGGTGGTGGCCGTGGGCACCCGTATCCCCACGGTGGTGGAGTCCCTGGCCGAACGGGTGGCCTTTGCCGCCAAAAAGCTTGCCGGGGTGGAGTTCTCCCAGGTGCGGGTCCACGTGGTGGGGGTGGGGCGTGGGTAG
- the tuf gene encoding elongation factor Tu yields MAKGEFIRTKPHVNVGTIGHVDHGKTTLTAALTFVAAAENPNVEVKDYGEIDKAPEERARGITINTAHVEYETAARHYSHVDCPGHADYIKNMITGAAQMDGAILVVSAADGPMPQTREHILLARQVGVPYIVVFMNKVDMVDDPELLDLVEMEVRDLLNQYEFPGDEVPVIRGSALLALEQMHKNPQTKRGENEWVDRIWELLDAIDRYIPTPQRDVDKPFLMPVEDVFTITGRGTVATGRIERGKVKVGDEVEIVGLAPETRKTVVTGVEMHRKTLQEGIAGDNVGLLLRGVGRDEVERGQVLAKPGSITPHTKFEASVYILKKEEGGRHTGFFTGYRPQFYFRTTDVTGVVELPQGVEMVMPGDNVTFVVELIKPVALEEGLRFAIREGGRTVGAGVVTKILE; encoded by the coding sequence ATGGCCAAGGGCGAGTTTATCCGCACGAAGCCCCACGTGAACGTGGGGACGATTGGGCACGTGGACCACGGGAAGACGACGCTGACGGCGGCGCTGACGTTTGTAGCGGCGGCGGAGAACCCCAATGTGGAGGTGAAGGACTACGGGGAGATTGACAAGGCGCCGGAGGAGCGTGCGCGGGGGATTACCATCAACACGGCGCACGTGGAGTACGAGACGGCGGCGCGGCACTACTCCCACGTGGATTGTCCTGGGCACGCGGACTACATCAAGAACATGATTACGGGTGCGGCCCAGATGGACGGGGCGATTCTTGTGGTGTCGGCGGCGGACGGGCCGATGCCGCAGACGCGGGAGCACATTTTGTTGGCGCGGCAGGTGGGGGTTCCGTACATCGTGGTGTTCATGAACAAGGTGGACATGGTGGACGACCCCGAGCTTTTGGACCTGGTGGAGATGGAGGTGAGGGACCTTTTGAACCAGTACGAGTTTCCTGGGGATGAGGTTCCGGTGATTCGCGGGAGTGCGCTTTTGGCGCTGGAGCAGATGCACAAGAACCCCCAGACGAAGCGAGGGGAGAACGAGTGGGTGGACCGGATTTGGGAGCTGTTGGACGCCATTGACAGGTACATTCCCACGCCGCAGCGGGACGTGGACAAGCCGTTCTTGATGCCGGTGGAGGACGTGTTTACCATCACGGGTCGTGGGACGGTAGCCACGGGGCGGATTGAGCGGGGCAAGGTGAAGGTTGGGGACGAGGTGGAGATTGTGGGCCTTGCTCCGGAGACGCGGAAGACGGTGGTGACCGGTGTAGAGATGCACCGGAAGACTTTGCAGGAGGGGATAGCTGGGGACAATGTAGGTTTGCTCCTGCGGGGTGTAGGGCGGGACGAGGTGGAGCGGGGGCAGGTTTTAGCGAAGCCTGGGAGCATTACGCCGCACACGAAGTTTGAGGCTTCGGTGTACATCTTGAAGAAGGAGGAGGGTGGGCGGCACACGGGTTTTTTCACGGGGTACCGTCCGCAGTTTTACTTTAGGACGACGGATGTGACGGGGGTGGTGGAGTTGCCCCAGGGGGTGGAGATGGTGATGCCTGGGGACAACGTGACGTTTGTGGTGGAGCTGATCAAGCCGGTGGCGTTGGAGGAGGGTTTGCGGTTTGCCATCCGGGAGGGTGGGCGGACCGTGGGCGCCGGCGTGGTCACCAAGATCCTGGAGTGA
- the rpsL gene encoding 30S ribosomal protein S12 yields the protein MPTINQLVRRGREKVQKKSKVPALKGSPFRRGVCTVVRTVTPKKPNSALRKVAKVRLTSGYEVTAYIPGEGHNLQEHSVVLIRGGRVKDLPGVRYHIVRGVYDTQGVKDRKKSRSKYGTKRPKETKGAAPAKKK from the coding sequence CTGCCGACGATCAATCAGCTAGTCCGAAGGGGCCGCGAGAAGGTCCAGAAGAAGAGCAAGGTTCCGGCCTTGAAAGGCTCGCCTTTCCGCCGGGGGGTATGCACGGTGGTGCGCACCGTAACCCCCAAGAAGCCCAACTCCGCCCTGCGCAAGGTGGCCAAGGTGCGCCTCACCTCTGGCTACGAGGTGACCGCGTACATCCCCGGGGAAGGGCACAACCTGCAGGAGCACTCCGTGGTCCTCATCCGGGGTGGCCGTGTGAAGGACCTGCCGGGCGTGCGCTACCACATCGTCCGTGGGGTCTACGACACCCAGGGGGTGAAGGACCGCAAGAAGAGCCGCTCCAAGTACGGGACCAAGAGGCCCAAGGAGACCAAGGGCGCGGCTCCCGCCAAGAAGAAGTAG
- the rpsJ gene encoding 30S ribosomal protein S10: MPKIRIKLRGFDHKTLDASAQKIVEAARRSGAQVSGPVPLPTRVRRFTVIRGPFKHKDSREHFELRTHNRLVDILNPNRKTIESLMSLDLPTGVEIEIKTVGGGK, encoded by the coding sequence ATGCCCAAGATCCGCATCAAGCTTCGGGGCTTTGACCACAAGACCCTGGACGCCTCCGCCCAGAAGATCGTGGAGGCGGCGCGGCGTTCCGGGGCCCAGGTCTCTGGCCCCGTGCCCTTGCCGACCCGGGTGCGGCGCTTCACCGTGATCCGGGGGCCTTTCAAACACAAGGACTCCCGGGAGCACTTTGAGCTCCGCACCCACAACCGCCTGGTGGACATCCTGAACCCCAACCGCAAGACCATCGAGAGCCTCATGTCCTTGGACCTGCCCACCGGCGTGGAGATCGAGATCAAGACCGTGGGAGGTGGCAAGTGA
- the rplC gene encoding 50S ribosomal protein L3 yields MKGILGTKVGMTRIYKEDRAIPVTVILAGPCPVVQRRTPEKDGYVAVQLGFQPQNPKRVNRPLKGHFARAGVEPVRILKEIRDFNPEGDVVTVEIFQPGERVDVTGTSKGRGTAGVMKRWNFAGGPDSHGAHKIHRHPGSIGNRKTPGRVYKGKRMAGRYGAERVTVMNLEVVDVIPEENLLLVKGAVPGPSGGLVVVRETKKVAK; encoded by the coding sequence GTGAAGGGCATCCTGGGCACGAAGGTGGGGATGACCCGGATCTACAAGGAGGATCGGGCCATTCCCGTTACCGTGATCCTGGCCGGCCCCTGCCCGGTGGTCCAGCGGCGTACCCCGGAGAAGGACGGCTACGTGGCCGTGCAGCTGGGCTTCCAGCCCCAGAACCCCAAGCGGGTGAACCGGCCCCTGAAGGGGCATTTCGCCCGGGCTGGGGTGGAGCCGGTGCGGATCTTGAAGGAGATCCGCGACTTCAACCCCGAAGGGGATGTGGTGACGGTGGAGATCTTCCAGCCTGGGGAGCGGGTGGACGTCACCGGCACCTCCAAGGGGCGGGGTACCGCGGGCGTGATGAAGCGCTGGAACTTTGCGGGCGGGCCCGATTCCCACGGCGCCCACAAGATCCACCGTCACCCGGGTTCCATCGGTAACCGCAAGACCCCTGGCCGCGTCTACAAGGGCAAGCGCATGGCGGGCCGGTATGGAGCCGAGCGGGTCACGGTGATGAACCTCGAGGTGGTGGACGTGATCCCCGAGGAGAACCTCCTCTTGGTCAAGGGCGCGGTGCCGGGGCCCAGTGGCGGCCTGGTGGTGGTGCGCGAGACCAAGAAGGTGGCCAAGTGA
- a CDS encoding DAK2 domain-containing protein — protein sequence MGSWTPVELAEAFRYATDWFRVYVEELNALNVYPVPDGDTGTNMHLTLQSARRELDLADTRKMPEVARAIAYGSLLGARGNSGVILSQILKGFTEAIRKREALDAKALAEALRQGAETGYRAVMKPVEGTILTVARAAAEGAHGNTLEEVLESALIAAQAALARTPELLPVLKQAGVVDAGGAGYVRFLEGIRGYALKLPLPEPPKVERYAQTAFATEEFGYCTEFLMEGVEVPIERIREAVAPFGDSLLVVGAEGYVKGHIHTDDPDGLLSTVARFGRMVRTKVEDMTEQHTEILAMAGLLEEAPPPTGLVAVALGHGLSKAFRSLGARVVAGGQTQNPSVEDLLSAVRSLPNPKVILLPNNPNVFLAAEEAARLAKEAGKEVYVLKTRTLGQGLAAAVRYLPEAEPETLLPEMEEAAQGARTLEVTWASRDAEVEGLKVLKDKPIGLLDGKLVLVGESPEEVLEGLIRLAQEGKEVLTLFLGPNTPREKAEAVAQNFPHLVVEILPGGPDLYAYLGVLE from the coding sequence GTGGGTAGCTGGACGCCGGTGGAGCTGGCCGAGGCCTTCCGCTACGCCACGGACTGGTTCCGGGTGTACGTGGAGGAACTCAACGCCCTCAACGTCTACCCGGTTCCCGACGGGGACACGGGCACCAACATGCACCTCACCCTGCAGTCGGCTAGGCGGGAGCTGGACCTGGCCGACACCCGCAAGATGCCCGAGGTGGCCCGGGCCATCGCCTACGGGAGCCTTCTGGGGGCCCGGGGCAACAGCGGGGTGATCCTCTCCCAGATCCTCAAGGGCTTCACGGAGGCCATCCGCAAGCGGGAAGCCCTGGACGCCAAGGCCTTGGCTGAGGCCCTGCGCCAGGGGGCGGAAACCGGTTACAGGGCGGTGATGAAGCCGGTGGAGGGCACCATCCTCACCGTGGCCCGGGCGGCGGCGGAAGGGGCCCACGGGAATACCCTGGAAGAGGTTCTGGAAAGCGCCCTCATCGCGGCCCAGGCGGCCTTGGCCCGCACCCCCGAGCTCCTGCCCGTTCTCAAGCAGGCCGGGGTGGTGGACGCAGGCGGGGCAGGGTATGTGCGCTTTTTGGAGGGAATCCGGGGTTATGCCCTGAAACTCCCCCTCCCCGAGCCCCCCAAGGTGGAGCGTTACGCCCAGACGGCCTTCGCCACCGAGGAGTTCGGCTACTGCACGGAGTTCCTCATGGAGGGGGTGGAGGTCCCCATTGAGCGGATCCGCGAGGCCGTAGCCCCCTTCGGGGACTCCCTGTTGGTGGTGGGGGCGGAAGGCTACGTGAAGGGGCACATCCACACCGACGACCCCGATGGCCTCCTCTCCACCGTGGCCCGCTTTGGCCGCATGGTGCGGACCAAGGTGGAGGACATGACCGAGCAGCACACGGAGATCCTGGCCATGGCCGGCCTCCTGGAGGAGGCCCCGCCCCCCACGGGCCTGGTGGCGGTGGCCTTGGGCCACGGGCTGAGCAAGGCCTTCCGCAGCCTGGGGGCCCGGGTGGTGGCCGGGGGGCAGACGCAAAACCCCAGCGTGGAGGACCTCCTCTCCGCGGTGCGGAGCCTTCCCAACCCCAAGGTGATCCTCCTGCCCAACAACCCCAACGTCTTCCTGGCGGCGGAGGAGGCCGCCCGGTTGGCCAAGGAGGCGGGCAAGGAGGTGTACGTCCTCAAGACCCGCACCCTGGGCCAGGGCCTGGCGGCGGCGGTGCGCTACCTGCCCGAGGCCGAGCCCGAGACCCTCCTCCCCGAGATGGAGGAGGCGGCCCAAGGGGCCAGGACCCTCGAGGTCACCTGGGCCAGCCGGGACGCCGAGGTGGAGGGGCTAAAGGTCCTCAAGGACAAGCCCATCGGCCTCCTGGATGGGAAGCTTGTCCTGGTGGGGGAAAGCCCTGAGGAGGTGTTGGAGGGGCTCATCCGCTTGGCCCAGGAAGGCAAGGAGGTCCTCACCCTTTTCCTGGGGCCCAACACCCCTAGGGAAAAGGCGGAGGCCGTGGCCCAGAATTTTCCCCATTTGGTGGTGGAAATCCTCCCCGGGGGTCCCGACCTTTACGCCTACCTGGGGGTCTTGGAGTAG
- the rpsG gene encoding 30S ribosomal protein S7 — MARRRRAEVRQLQPDLVYGDVVVSAFINKIMRDGKKNLAARIFYDACRIIQEKTGQEPLKVFKQAVENVKPRLEVRSRRVGGANYQVPMEVSPRRQQSLALRWLVQAANARSERGAAVRIAHELMDAAEGKGGAVKKKEDVERMAEANRAYAHYRW; from the coding sequence ATGGCCCGGAGAAGAAGAGCAGAGGTACGCCAGCTCCAGCCCGACCTGGTCTACGGGGACGTGGTGGTGTCGGCCTTCATCAACAAGATCATGCGGGACGGCAAGAAGAACCTGGCCGCCCGCATCTTCTACGACGCCTGCCGCATCATCCAGGAGAAGACCGGGCAGGAGCCCCTGAAGGTCTTTAAGCAGGCGGTGGAGAACGTCAAGCCCCGCCTCGAGGTCCGCTCCCGTCGGGTGGGTGGGGCCAACTACCAGGTGCCCATGGAGGTTTCTCCCCGCAGGCAGCAGTCCTTGGCCCTGCGCTGGCTGGTGCAGGCGGCCAACGCCCGCTCGGAGCGCGGCGCGGCGGTGCGCATCGCCCACGAGCTCATGGACGCCGCCGAGGGCAAGGGCGGGGCGGTGAAGAAGAAGGAGGACGTGGAGCGGATGGCCGAGGCCAACCGCGCCTACGCCCATTACCGGTGGTAA
- the fusA gene encoding elongation factor G — protein MAVKVEYDLKRLRNIGIAAHIDAGKTTTTERILYYTGKIHKIGEVHEGAATMDFMEQERERGITITAAVTTCFWRDHRINIIDTPGHVDFTIEVERSMRVLDGAIVVFDSSQGVEPQSETVWRQAEKYKVPRIAFANKMDKTGADLWLVIRTMQERLGARPVVMQLPIGREDTFSGIIDVLRMKAYTYGNDLGTDIREIPIPEEYLDQAREYHEKLIEAAADFDENIMLKYLEGEEPSEEELVAAIRKGTIDIKITPVFLGSALKNKGVQLLLDAVVDYLPSPLDIPPIRGTTPEGETVEIYPDPEGPLSALAFKIMADPYVGRLTFIRVYSGTITSGSYVYNTTKGRKERVARLLRMHANHREEVEELKAGDLGAVVGLKETITGDTLVGEDAPRVILESIEVPEPVIDVAIEPKTKADQDKLSQALARLAEEDPTFRVSTHPETGQTIISGMGELHLEIIVDRLKREFKVDANVGKPQVAYRETITRPVDVEGKFIRQTGGRGQYGHVKIKAEPLPRGSGFEFVNAIVGGVIPKEYIPAVQKGIEEAMQSGPLIGFPVVDVKVTLYDGSYHEVDSSEMAFKIAGSMAIKEAVQKGDPVILEPIMRVEVTTPEEYMGDVIGDLNSRRGQILGMEPRGNAQVIRAYVPLAEMFGYATDLRSKTQGRGSFVMFFDHYQEVPKQVQEKLIKGQ, from the coding sequence ATGGCGGTCAAGGTAGAGTACGACCTAAAGAGGCTCCGCAACATCGGCATCGCCGCCCACATCGACGCCGGCAAGACCACCACCACCGAGCGCATCCTCTACTACACCGGCAAGATCCACAAGATCGGCGAGGTCCACGAGGGCGCGGCCACCATGGACTTCATGGAGCAGGAGCGGGAGCGGGGCATCACCATCACCGCCGCCGTGACCACCTGCTTCTGGAGGGACCACCGCATCAACATCATCGACACCCCCGGCCACGTGGACTTCACCATTGAGGTGGAGCGCTCCATGCGGGTGCTGGACGGGGCCATCGTGGTCTTTGACTCCAGCCAGGGGGTGGAGCCCCAGTCGGAGACCGTCTGGCGCCAGGCGGAAAAGTACAAGGTCCCCCGCATCGCCTTCGCCAACAAGATGGACAAGACGGGGGCCGACCTCTGGCTCGTCATCCGCACCATGCAGGAGCGCCTGGGGGCCAGGCCGGTGGTCATGCAGCTGCCCATCGGCCGGGAGGACACCTTCTCGGGGATCATCGACGTCCTCAGGATGAAGGCCTACACCTACGGCAACGACCTGGGCACGGATATCCGCGAGATCCCCATCCCCGAGGAGTACCTGGACCAGGCCCGGGAGTACCACGAGAAGCTCATTGAGGCCGCCGCCGACTTTGACGAGAACATCATGCTCAAGTACCTGGAGGGGGAGGAGCCATCCGAGGAGGAGCTGGTGGCGGCCATCCGCAAGGGGACCATTGACATCAAGATCACCCCCGTGTTTCTCGGCTCCGCCCTCAAGAACAAGGGCGTCCAGCTCCTCCTGGATGCGGTGGTGGACTACCTCCCCTCCCCCCTGGACATCCCCCCCATCCGCGGCACCACCCCCGAGGGGGAAACCGTGGAGATCTACCCTGACCCCGAGGGGCCCCTTTCCGCCTTGGCCTTCAAGATCATGGCCGACCCCTACGTGGGCCGCCTCACCTTCATTCGTGTCTACTCCGGCACCATCACCTCGGGCTCCTACGTCTACAACACCACCAAGGGCCGGAAGGAGCGGGTGGCGAGGCTCTTAAGGATGCACGCCAACCACCGGGAGGAGGTGGAGGAGCTGAAGGCCGGGGACCTGGGGGCGGTGGTGGGCCTCAAGGAGACCATCACCGGCGACACCCTGGTGGGCGAGGATGCCCCCCGGGTGATCCTGGAGTCCATCGAGGTGCCCGAGCCGGTCATCGACGTGGCCATTGAGCCCAAGACCAAGGCCGATCAGGACAAGCTTTCCCAGGCCTTGGCCCGCTTGGCGGAGGAGGACCCCACCTTCCGCGTTTCCACCCATCCGGAAACCGGCCAGACCATCATCTCCGGGATGGGGGAGCTCCACCTGGAGATCATCGTGGACCGGCTCAAGCGGGAGTTCAAGGTGGACGCCAACGTGGGCAAGCCCCAGGTGGCCTACCGCGAGACCATCACCCGCCCGGTGGACGTGGAGGGCAAGTTCATCCGTCAGACCGGTGGCCGCGGCCAGTACGGCCACGTGAAGATCAAGGCCGAGCCCCTGCCCCGTGGTTCCGGCTTTGAGTTCGTCAACGCCATCGTGGGCGGGGTGATCCCTAAGGAGTACATCCCCGCGGTGCAGAAGGGCATCGAGGAGGCCATGCAGTCCGGTCCCCTCATCGGCTTCCCCGTGGTGGACGTCAAGGTCACCCTCTACGACGGCTCCTACCACGAGGTGGACTCCTCGGAGATGGCCTTCAAGATCGCCGGTTCCATGGCCATCAAGGAGGCGGTGCAGAAGGGGGATCCGGTGATCCTCGAGCCCATCATGCGGGTGGAGGTCACCACCCCCGAGGAGTACATGGGCGACGTCATCGGCGACCTGAACTCCCGCCGGGGCCAGATCCTGGGCATGGAGCCCCGGGGCAACGCCCAGGTGATCCGGGCCTACGTCCCCCTGGCGGAGATGTTCGGCTACGCCACGGATCTGCGCTCCAAGACCCAGGGCCGGGGCTCCTTCGTCATGTTCTTCGACCACTACCAGGAGGTCCCCAAGCAGGTGCAGGAGAAGCTCATCAAGGGGCAGTAA
- a CDS encoding 3D domain-containing protein, with product MRGLFFALFLALAVAGAWAQEKTVLRLQATAYTSSVRETDRTPFVTATGMRTRLGVLAVSPDLLKVLPYGTKVRLRDLGSVQGRGRGQFAYLFQDRVFVVADVMHSRMRRKVDVWLPDRATALRFGLRWVELEVVAYPKR from the coding sequence ATGCGGGGTTTGTTTTTCGCGCTCTTCCTGGCCCTCGCCGTTGCGGGGGCATGGGCCCAGGAGAAGACCGTCCTGCGGCTTCAGGCCACGGCCTACACCTCCAGCGTCCGGGAAACCGACCGCACCCCTTTCGTCACCGCCACGGGCATGCGCACCCGGCTTGGGGTGTTGGCGGTAAGCCCCGACCTCCTCAAGGTGCTCCCCTACGGCACAAAGGTGCGCCTGCGCGACCTGGGCAGCGTCCAGGGCCGGGGCCGGGGGCAGTTCGCCTACCTTTTCCAAGACCGGGTCTTCGTGGTGGCGGACGTCATGCACTCCCGGATGCGGCGGAAGGTGGATGTCTGGCTGCCTGACCGGGCCACGGCCCTGCGCTTCGGCCTCCGCTGGGTGGAGTTGGAGGTGGTGGCCTACCCCAAGCGCTAA